Proteins from one Gimesia maris genomic window:
- a CDS encoding ArnT family glycosyltransferase yields the protein MDSHQPTSAELPPDREQNRPGHSIWIPLMHFLIVLVLFCFLGYFEWQRIQTDQSELPVLTRFFLYVNVDTTPYFLLLLLSPFCWWIRPAFQFRLFTRVLRPRLSQEWVRNRQSEKQIDVFALLLSLLVAVTSFAMSFWTASHTVNPDLHLTLGDLPPAYHDEYSYLFQSRTFLEGRTWHPGHADAPELFDQVHVLNEGKMASRYFPGTGLWLAPFVAWGHPYRAYWLAGALTTFFIFWSGRELAGNGVGLLAGLIVALSPGMAIFSNLLLAHHPTLVGLSAFLFFFLRMQRTRSFRDALLAGVGLAFGMLCRPMTAAGFALPFGIWLGVEIIRWCRTRVNHKATDSATEKSVVPQITGLAIPLACGLIGLFFYNQSITDSGWKMPYQLYTDIYTPRHVYGFDNVVRGEQKLGPKVLENYDKWAENLTPALAAQNVQNRLLASLQWTLGLVPLLLAGLLFLITECRRWSRWWLIYASIISLHVVHIPYWYDGIMHWHYVFETGPLWALIFARVTQTLFGIWRDLERPLMSWLWSAMILIAVATNLTAIPPLWTVSKLEIVINNVAFSKLKHFQFQQMIHHHPQIKQPALILVAHDPSDRHIDYVINDPQLNTSVLTGRYRPEQHTPAQLQSLFPDRTLYLFDVAQNRLSRWNGRFWEPV from the coding sequence ATGGATTCCCATCAGCCGACATCAGCAGAACTGCCTCCCGACAGAGAGCAGAATCGTCCAGGACATTCGATCTGGATCCCGCTGATGCATTTTCTGATTGTGCTCGTGCTGTTCTGTTTTCTTGGATACTTTGAGTGGCAGCGGATTCAGACCGATCAGTCGGAACTGCCAGTCCTCACACGGTTTTTCCTCTATGTAAATGTGGATACCACTCCGTATTTCCTGCTTCTGTTACTCAGCCCCTTCTGCTGGTGGATCCGTCCTGCCTTTCAATTTCGATTGTTCACCCGTGTTTTGCGTCCCCGCTTATCACAGGAATGGGTCCGCAACCGACAGTCAGAAAAACAAATTGACGTTTTTGCCCTCCTGCTCAGTCTGCTGGTTGCTGTGACTTCCTTCGCAATGAGTTTCTGGACCGCCTCGCATACCGTCAACCCGGACCTCCACCTGACACTTGGCGACCTGCCTCCTGCTTATCATGATGAGTACAGCTATCTGTTTCAGTCCCGAACCTTCCTGGAAGGGCGAACCTGGCATCCCGGTCACGCCGACGCTCCCGAGCTGTTTGATCAGGTCCATGTGCTCAACGAAGGCAAGATGGCCAGCCGTTACTTTCCGGGTACAGGACTCTGGCTGGCGCCGTTCGTCGCCTGGGGACATCCTTACCGGGCTTACTGGCTGGCTGGAGCGCTCACGACGTTTTTTATCTTCTGGTCGGGCAGAGAGCTGGCCGGAAACGGCGTCGGACTACTGGCGGGACTCATTGTGGCCCTCTCGCCCGGCATGGCTATCTTCAGTAACCTGCTGCTGGCACACCACCCCACACTGGTCGGGCTGTCAGCCTTTCTGTTCTTCTTTTTACGAATGCAGAGAACACGATCCTTTCGAGATGCCCTGCTCGCAGGAGTCGGCCTGGCGTTCGGCATGCTCTGTCGCCCCATGACCGCAGCCGGCTTTGCGCTCCCCTTCGGGATCTGGCTGGGAGTGGAAATCATTCGCTGGTGCCGGACGAGAGTCAATCACAAAGCGACTGACTCTGCGACTGAAAAGTCAGTCGTCCCCCAGATCACCGGCCTGGCGATTCCCCTGGCCTGCGGCCTGATCGGACTGTTTTTTTACAATCAGTCGATCACAGACAGTGGCTGGAAAATGCCATACCAGCTTTATACCGATATCTACACCCCGCGACACGTTTATGGCTTCGACAATGTGGTGCGCGGAGAACAGAAGCTCGGCCCGAAGGTACTGGAGAACTACGACAAATGGGCCGAGAATCTGACGCCGGCACTAGCGGCACAGAACGTCCAAAACCGCCTGTTGGCCAGCCTGCAGTGGACTCTGGGGCTGGTCCCACTCTTACTGGCGGGCCTGCTTTTCCTGATCACCGAATGCCGGCGCTGGAGTCGCTGGTGGCTGATCTATGCTTCCATCATTTCGCTGCATGTGGTTCATATCCCCTACTGGTACGATGGTATCATGCACTGGCATTATGTATTCGAAACCGGACCATTGTGGGCACTGATTTTCGCAAGAGTGACACAGACCCTGTTTGGCATCTGGCGTGATCTGGAACGACCTCTGATGAGCTGGCTCTGGTCCGCCATGATATTAATCGCTGTTGCCACAAATCTAACTGCGATCCCGCCGCTCTGGACTGTTTCCAAACTGGAAATTGTCATCAACAATGTGGCGTTTTCGAAGTTGAAACATTTCCAGTTTCAACAGATGATTCACCACCATCCTCAAATCAAACAACCTGCATTGATTCTGGTTGCCCACGATCCCTCGGATCGCCACATTGATTATGTCATCAATGATCCTCAATTAAACACGTCGGTCCTGACAGGCCGTTACCGTCCCGAGCAACATACTCCAGCGCAACTGCAGTCCCTCTTTCCGGATCGAACGCTCTATCTGTTCGACGTCGCTCAAAACCGTCTCAGTCGCTGGAACGGCCGTTTCTGGGAACCTGTCTGA